The proteins below come from a single Oryzomicrobium terrae genomic window:
- the ssb gene encoding single-stranded DNA-binding protein has translation MASLNKVILIGNLGADPESRYLPNGDAVANLRLATTDSYKDKASGERKDVTEWHRVVMFRRLAEIATQYLKKGSQIYIEGRIKTRKWQDQSGQERYTTEIEATEMKMLGSRRDSAGGGDYGSDSYGGDDYAQAPAPAPRASGGGAARAPAKADPFTMDDDIPF, from the coding sequence ATGGCGTCCCTCAACAAAGTCATCCTCATCGGCAACCTGGGTGCCGACCCCGAATCCCGCTACCTGCCCAACGGCGATGCGGTGGCCAACCTGCGCCTGGCGACGACCGATTCCTACAAGGACAAGGCTTCCGGCGAGCGCAAGGACGTGACCGAATGGCACCGGGTGGTGATGTTCCGCCGCCTCGCCGAGATTGCCACCCAGTACCTGAAGAAGGGCAGCCAGATTTATATCGAAGGCCGCATCAAGACCCGCAAGTGGCAGGATCAGAGCGGTCAGGAGCGCTACACCACCGAAATCGAAGCCACCGAGATGAAGATGCTCGGCAGCCGCCGCGACAGCGCGGGTGGCGGCGACTATGGCAGCGACAGCTACGGCGGCGACGACTACGCCCAGGCCCCGGCCCCTGCACCCCGGGCGTCCGGCGGTGGCGCTGCCCGCGCCCCGGCCAAGGCCGACCCGTTCACCATGGACGACGACATCCCGTTCTGA
- a CDS encoding sulfite exporter TauE/SafE family protein, with the protein MTFDWYILAPAAFFAGMVDAVVGGGGLIQIPVLLGQFPATPIPTLFGTNKVSSIAGTGAAVWRFARAVSIPWAVVLPATGAALFGAWGGAALVAWLSREAMQPLVLVLMIVVAGYTFLRKDLGHAATRELTRADRWKGAALGLVIGLYDGFFGPGTGSLLIFAFVRLFGMDFLHASASAKVVNAATNVAAIAFFASHGPLLWGIGLIMAACNLAGAQVGTLLALRHGAGFVRRAFLLVVAVLIIKQATGYFHA; encoded by the coding sequence ATGACTTTCGACTGGTACATCCTCGCCCCCGCCGCCTTCTTCGCCGGGATGGTGGACGCCGTGGTGGGTGGCGGCGGCCTCATCCAGATTCCGGTGCTGCTCGGCCAATTTCCCGCGACGCCGATCCCCACTCTGTTCGGCACCAACAAGGTTTCCAGCATCGCCGGCACCGGCGCGGCGGTATGGCGCTTTGCCCGGGCAGTCTCCATCCCCTGGGCGGTGGTGCTGCCAGCCACCGGCGCCGCCCTGTTTGGGGCCTGGGGGGGCGCGGCTCTGGTGGCCTGGCTGTCCCGGGAGGCGATGCAGCCCCTGGTGCTGGTGCTGATGATCGTGGTGGCCGGCTACACCTTCCTGCGCAAGGACCTGGGCCATGCCGCCACCCGGGAACTAACCCGGGCCGACCGCTGGAAGGGCGCCGCCCTCGGCCTGGTCATCGGCCTGTACGACGGTTTCTTCGGTCCGGGCACCGGCAGCCTGCTGATCTTCGCCTTCGTCCGCCTGTTCGGCATGGACTTCCTGCACGCCTCGGCCAGCGCCAAGGTGGTCAATGCCGCCACCAACGTCGCCGCCATCGCCTTCTTCGCCAGCCACGGCCCCCTGCTGTGGGGCATCGGGCTGATCATGGCCGCCTGCAACCTGGCCGGCGCCCAGGTCGGCACCCTGCTCGCCCTGCGCCACGGCGCCGGCTTTGTCCGCCGCGCCTTCCTGCTGGTGGTGGCGGTGCTGATCATCAAGCAGGCGACCGGCTATTTCCATGCCTGA
- a CDS encoding LysR substrate-binding domain-containing protein encodes MDVRALRYFVEVVERQSFTRAAEALHVTQPTISKMVRALEDELGGPLLIRDGRRLQLTDAGRVVLERGRAVLAEVGRLRCDVAEVEGLARGELTVGIPPTAGPYFAPVIGVYRRRHPGVTLRLREQGARALEAGVAAGELDIGVTLLPLARPELTAHLAQLSVARQSVVALFPRARAPAHPGPVALAELAGLPFVMYEDDFALPRLIADGCRAAGFEPEIAAQSRYWDFIGDLVGADVGVAILPAHVAGRVDPARVDCRPLASPTLVWELGLVWRQGYLSRAARAWLDCCRDAAPLSPGNPLP; translated from the coding sequence ATGGACGTGCGCGCCCTGCGCTATTTCGTCGAAGTGGTCGAGCGGCAGAGCTTCACCCGGGCGGCGGAAGCCCTGCACGTTACCCAGCCCACCATCAGCAAGATGGTGCGCGCCCTGGAGGACGAACTGGGCGGCCCCCTGCTGATCCGCGACGGGCGCCGCCTGCAACTCACCGACGCCGGCCGGGTGGTGCTGGAGCGCGGCCGCGCGGTGCTCGCCGAGGTGGGCCGGCTGCGCTGCGACGTGGCCGAGGTGGAGGGCCTGGCCCGGGGCGAGCTGACCGTGGGCATCCCCCCCACCGCCGGCCCCTACTTCGCCCCGGTGATCGGCGTCTACCGGCGCCGCCACCCCGGCGTTACCCTGCGCCTGCGCGAACAGGGTGCCCGGGCCCTGGAGGCCGGGGTGGCCGCAGGCGAGCTGGACATTGGCGTGACCTTGCTGCCCCTGGCCCGGCCGGAGCTGACCGCCCACCTAGCCCAGCTCTCGGTGGCCCGGCAGAGCGTGGTGGCACTCTTTCCCCGCGCCCGGGCGCCGGCGCACCCCGGGCCGGTGGCCCTGGCCGAACTGGCCGGCCTGCCCTTCGTCATGTACGAGGACGACTTCGCCCTGCCCCGGCTCATCGCCGACGGCTGCCGAGCCGCCGGCTTCGAACCGGAAATCGCCGCCCAGAGCCGCTACTGGGACTTCATCGGCGACCTGGTGGGGGCCGACGTGGGGGTGGCGATTCTGCCTGCCCACGTGGCCGGCCGCGTCGACCCGGCCCGGGTGGACTGCCGCCCCCTGGCCTCCCCCACCCTAGTATGGGAACTGGGCCTGGTCTGGCGCCAGGGCTATCTTTCCCGGGCAGCCCGGGCCTGGCTCGACTGCTGCCGGGACGCCGCTCCCCTCAGCCCGGGCAATCCGCTGCCGTGA
- the aspA gene encoding aspartate ammonia-lyase has product MSGTPYRSEHDLLGDKNVPADVYYGVHTLRALENFPITGISIAVYPDLIRALAQIKLAAARANQQLGLLDATRADAIVAACRELIAGKLHDQFVVDVIQGGAGTSTNMNANEVIANRALEILGHGKGEYAHLHPNEHVNMGQSTNDVYPSALKLATYVGIFRLVEAMAHLRRSFERKADEFADVLKMGRTQLQDAVPMTLGQEFSTYAVMLGEDEERLKEAALLIREINLGATAIGTGINAHPDYAPLVCRLLAEVSGVPVVTAPNLVEATQDCGAFVQLSGVLKRVAVKLSKTCNDLRLLSSGPRAGLGEINLPARQAGSSIMPGKVNPVIPEVVNQIAYEVIGNDQTVTFAAEAGQLQLNAFEPIIAHSLFKSVHHLRAGCLTLADRCVDGITANRDTLRASVENSIGIVTALNPYIGYANATEVAAEAFRSGKSVTEVVLGQGLMTPEALAEVLRPEVLTRPRAIPAAPAAKP; this is encoded by the coding sequence ATGAGCGGCACCCCCTACCGTTCCGAGCACGACCTGCTCGGCGACAAGAACGTCCCTGCCGACGTCTATTACGGCGTGCATACCCTGCGCGCCCTGGAAAACTTTCCCATCACCGGCATTTCCATCGCCGTCTACCCGGACCTGATCAGGGCCCTGGCCCAGATCAAGCTGGCCGCCGCCCGCGCCAACCAGCAGCTCGGCCTGCTCGACGCCACCCGGGCCGACGCCATCGTCGCCGCCTGCCGCGAGCTGATCGCCGGCAAGCTGCACGACCAGTTCGTGGTGGACGTGATCCAGGGCGGCGCCGGCACCTCGACCAACATGAACGCCAACGAGGTGATCGCCAACCGGGCCCTGGAAATCCTCGGCCACGGCAAGGGCGAATACGCCCACCTGCACCCCAACGAGCACGTCAATATGGGGCAGTCCACCAACGACGTGTATCCCTCGGCCCTCAAGCTGGCCACCTACGTAGGCATCTTCCGCCTGGTGGAGGCCATGGCCCACCTGCGCCGCAGCTTCGAGCGCAAGGCCGACGAATTCGCCGACGTGCTCAAGATGGGCCGCACCCAGTTGCAGGACGCGGTGCCCATGACCCTGGGCCAGGAGTTCTCCACCTACGCCGTGATGCTCGGCGAGGACGAGGAGCGCCTCAAGGAAGCGGCCCTCTTGATCCGCGAGATCAACCTGGGCGCCACCGCCATCGGCACCGGCATCAACGCCCACCCGGACTACGCCCCTCTGGTCTGCCGCCTGCTCGCCGAGGTGAGCGGCGTGCCGGTGGTGACCGCCCCCAACCTGGTGGAAGCCACCCAGGACTGCGGCGCCTTCGTACAGCTGTCCGGCGTGCTGAAGCGCGTCGCCGTGAAGCTGTCCAAGACCTGCAACGACCTGCGCCTGCTCTCTTCCGGCCCCCGGGCCGGCCTGGGCGAGATCAACCTGCCGGCGCGCCAGGCCGGCTCGTCGATCATGCCGGGCAAGGTGAACCCGGTGATCCCGGAAGTGGTGAACCAGATCGCCTATGAAGTGATCGGCAACGACCAGACCGTCACCTTCGCCGCCGAGGCCGGCCAGCTCCAGCTCAACGCCTTCGAGCCGATCATCGCCCACAGTCTGTTCAAGAGCGTGCACCACCTGCGCGCCGGCTGCCTGACCCTGGCCGACCGCTGCGTGGACGGCATCACCGCCAATCGGGACACCCTGCGCGCCAGCGTCGAGAACTCCATCGGCATCGTCACCGCGCTGAACCCCTACATCGGCTACGCCAACGCCACCGAAGTGGCGGCGGAGGCCTTCCGCAGCGGCAAGAGCGTCACCGAGGTGGTGCTGGGCCAGGGCCTGATGACCCCGGAAGCCCTGGCCGAAGTGCTGCGCCCCGAGGTGCTGACCCGGCCGCGGGCCATTCCTGCCGCCCCTGCCGCCAAGCCCTGA
- a CDS encoding CapA family protein, whose product MRIALMGDIMLGRGVARALKGQDGAALWGDLLPWLATADLRFANLECAITRHRRPWSRYGKRFHFRAAPDVLDVLRAGGVDVVSLANNHTLDFEARGLRDTLAHLDWAGIAHAGAGRNLGEAAAPAWLDAGGKRVAVIAVTDNEPGFAATATAAGTHYLPVDLSPAADAALAALLASPRRAGADLVIFSNHWGPNFVERPPPAFRQFARRVIDLGADLYVGHSAHLTQGVELYRGKPILYDCGDFIDDYAVDPVLRNDWSCLFLVDLDDSGQCTRLALIPVCLALARVRRATGAEAEAICRRQMRLSAELGTTLLVRDGVLCWTSSPAQGASGCAG is encoded by the coding sequence GTGAGAATTGCGCTGATGGGCGACATCATGCTCGGGCGGGGAGTGGCGCGGGCGCTCAAGGGCCAGGACGGGGCCGCGCTCTGGGGCGATTTACTGCCCTGGCTGGCGACGGCGGATTTGCGTTTTGCCAACCTGGAATGCGCCATCACCCGTCACCGCCGCCCCTGGTCGCGCTACGGCAAGCGCTTCCATTTCCGCGCAGCCCCCGATGTTCTGGACGTGCTGCGGGCCGGCGGGGTCGATGTCGTCTCCCTGGCCAACAACCACACCCTCGATTTCGAGGCGCGGGGATTGCGCGACACCCTGGCCCATCTCGACTGGGCAGGCATTGCCCATGCCGGTGCCGGGCGCAACCTGGGCGAGGCGGCCGCGCCGGCCTGGCTGGATGCGGGCGGCAAACGGGTGGCCGTGATCGCCGTCACCGACAACGAGCCCGGGTTTGCCGCTACCGCCACGGCCGCGGGCACCCATTACCTGCCGGTGGATCTGTCGCCGGCCGCGGACGCCGCTCTGGCGGCCTTGCTGGCCAGCCCCCGCCGCGCGGGGGCGGACCTGGTGATTTTTTCCAACCACTGGGGACCCAATTTCGTGGAGCGACCCCCTCCCGCGTTCCGCCAGTTCGCCCGCCGGGTCATCGACCTGGGCGCCGACCTTTACGTCGGCCACAGCGCCCACCTGACCCAGGGGGTCGAGCTCTACCGGGGCAAGCCCATTCTTTACGACTGTGGCGATTTCATCGACGACTATGCGGTCGATCCGGTGCTGCGCAACGACTGGTCCTGCCTCTTTCTAGTCGATCTCGACGATTCCGGCCAATGCACCCGGTTGGCGTTGATCCCGGTTTGTCTGGCACTGGCCCGGGTCCGCCGGGCGACGGGCGCCGAGGCCGAGGCGATCTGCCGGCGCCAGATGCGCCTTTCCGCCGAGTTGGGAACGACCTTGCTGGTCCGGGACGGGGTGCTATGTTGGACATCAAGCCCGGCGCAGGGGGCGAGCGGTTGCGCCGGGTAG
- a CDS encoding CidA/LrgA family protein yields MPRPSAAKAPNAPDTPSSAPSLPPLRRAGAVLAQVGLLCGLWLVAESLRRQFALPVPAGLIGFLALAAGLFSGLVRGRWLRHGANWLLGEMVLFFIPAMLVVTQYPDLVRHDGWRIALVIGLSTVLVMAATALAVDRVHRLEVWLARRRGPRGSRA; encoded by the coding sequence ATGCCCCGTCCCTCCGCCGCCAAGGCGCCCAATGCGCCCGATACCCCGTCGTCTGCGCCCAGCCTGCCGCCCCTGCGCCGGGCGGGCGCAGTGCTCGCCCAGGTGGGCCTGCTGTGCGGACTATGGTTGGTCGCGGAGTCCCTGCGTCGCCAGTTCGCCCTGCCCGTGCCGGCGGGACTGATCGGCTTTCTGGCTCTGGCCGCCGGGCTCTTCTCCGGCCTGGTGCGGGGGCGTTGGCTGCGCCACGGCGCCAACTGGCTGCTCGGCGAAATGGTGCTGTTCTTCATCCCGGCCATGCTGGTGGTGACCCAGTACCCGGACCTGGTGCGCCACGATGGCTGGCGCATTGCTCTGGTGATTGGCCTGAGCACGGTGCTGGTGATGGCCGCCACCGCCCTGGCGGTGGACCGGGTGCACCGGCTGGAGGTGTGGCTGGCGCGTCGCCGCGGTCCTCGCGGGAGCCGGGCATGA
- a CDS encoding MFS transporter produces the protein MNAEERRAGVSLAAIFALRMLGLFLILPVFAVYAKDLPSGHDTALIGLAIGAYGITQAFLQIPFGMASDRYGRKPVIVVGLLLFIIGSIVAALASDLPQIIVGRVLQGAGAISAAVTALAADLTRESQRTKVMAMIGSSIGLTFAGSLVLAPLLFRTVGMGGIFWLTALLAAGAIVAVLVVVPDPEREASTAERGIVRARFADVLRDGRLLRLNFGVFALHLMQTAMWVVVPAALVRVGDLPLGEHWKVYLPAVLVSFAVMVPAVIAAEKYGRMKLVFNGAVALLVLVQFGFEAFGDSLTGLALCLTLFFVSFNVLEATQPSLISRIAPPQAKGAALGVYNTTQSLGLFLGGAVGGAIVQRAGPHTVYWACAGIALLWLAVAATFQFPAPRPKA, from the coding sequence ATGAACGCTGAAGAGCGCCGCGCCGGCGTCAGTCTCGCCGCCATCTTCGCCCTGCGCATGCTGGGGCTGTTCCTCATCCTGCCGGTCTTCGCGGTGTACGCGAAAGATCTGCCTTCCGGCCACGATACCGCCCTGATCGGGCTGGCCATCGGCGCCTATGGCATCACCCAGGCCTTCCTGCAAATCCCCTTCGGCATGGCCTCGGACCGTTACGGGCGCAAGCCGGTGATCGTGGTCGGCCTGCTCCTCTTCATCATCGGCAGCATCGTCGCCGCCCTGGCCAGCGACCTGCCCCAGATCATCGTCGGTCGGGTTCTCCAGGGGGCCGGGGCGATTTCCGCCGCCGTCACCGCCCTGGCTGCCGACCTGACCCGGGAATCCCAGCGCACCAAGGTGATGGCCATGATCGGGTCGAGCATCGGCCTGACCTTCGCCGGTTCCCTGGTGCTGGCGCCGCTGCTGTTCCGCACCGTGGGCATGGGCGGCATCTTCTGGCTCACCGCACTGCTCGCCGCCGGCGCCATTGTCGCCGTGCTGGTGGTGGTTCCCGACCCGGAGCGCGAAGCGTCGACCGCCGAGCGTGGTATCGTCCGGGCGCGCTTTGCCGATGTGCTGCGCGACGGTCGCCTGCTACGCCTCAACTTCGGCGTGTTCGCACTGCACCTAATGCAGACCGCCATGTGGGTGGTGGTGCCCGCCGCCCTGGTACGGGTGGGCGACCTGCCCCTGGGGGAACACTGGAAGGTGTACCTGCCGGCGGTGCTGGTGTCTTTCGCCGTGATGGTGCCGGCGGTGATCGCTGCCGAGAAATACGGCCGCATGAAGCTGGTGTTCAACGGTGCCGTGGCGTTGCTGGTGCTAGTGCAGTTCGGCTTCGAGGCTTTCGGCGACTCCCTGACCGGGCTGGCCCTGTGCCTGACCCTGTTCTTCGTCTCGTTCAACGTGCTCGAGGCCACCCAGCCGTCGCTCATCTCGCGCATCGCCCCGCCTCAGGCCAAGGGAGCGGCCCTGGGCGTTTATAATACGACCCAGTCCCTCGGGCTGTTCCTTGGCGGCGCCGTGGGCGGCGCCATCGTTCAGCGCGCCGGCCCCCACACCGTCTATTGGGCCTGCGCCGGCATCGCCTTGCTGTGGCTGGCGGTGGCCGCCACGTTCCAGTTTCCTGCTCCCCGGCCCAAAGCCTGA
- a CDS encoding flavin reductase family protein — protein MSHFQPVDLAHASRLINHGPTVLVTSRHGARRNVMAAAWSMPVEFSPPRIAVVVDKHTHTRTLMQESGVFGICIPGALLADLTYAVGSVSGRDGDKFARFAISAQDGAATGVPLIEAGCAAWLECRLIPEPHAEEAYDTCFGEVVAAAADSRIFADGRWNFNDGNADLHTLHHLGAGNFARAGQVLKANLLPGI, from the coding sequence ATGAGCCACTTCCAACCGGTGGACCTCGCCCATGCGAGCCGACTCATCAACCACGGTCCCACCGTCCTCGTCACCAGCCGCCACGGCGCACGGCGCAATGTCATGGCCGCGGCCTGGTCGATGCCGGTAGAGTTCAGCCCGCCGCGCATCGCCGTGGTGGTGGACAAGCACACCCATACCCGGACCCTGATGCAGGAAAGCGGCGTCTTTGGCATCTGCATTCCCGGTGCGCTTCTGGCGGATCTGACCTACGCGGTGGGCAGCGTGAGCGGCCGGGACGGGGACAAGTTCGCCCGTTTCGCCATCTCCGCCCAGGACGGCGCGGCGACGGGCGTGCCCCTGATCGAGGCCGGCTGCGCCGCCTGGCTCGAATGCCGCCTGATCCCCGAACCCCATGCCGAAGAGGCCTACGACACCTGCTTCGGCGAGGTCGTTGCCGCCGCCGCGGACAGCCGCATCTTTGCCGACGGCCGCTGGAACTTCAACGACGGCAACGCCGACCTGCATACCCTGCACCACCTGGGGGCCGGCAACTTCGCGCGGGCCGGCCAGGTGCTCAAGGCCAACCTGCTGCCCGGGATCTGA
- a CDS encoding dicarboxylate/amino acid:cation symporter — MKMNKLTTWIGVALVLGIVVGYVCHEIVPDAAAAKDLAGYFGILTDIFLRLIKMIIAPLIFATLVAGLANMGDAKAVGRIGGRALGWFVCASFCSLFIGLLFANVLQPGHGLNVPLPDSAAGLNLKTAALNLKDFITHVFPKSVIEAMAGNEVLQILIFAVFFGVALGHLHNQTARSLVNTMDEVVHVMLKVTDYVMRFAPFGVFGAVAAAITVNGLGMLLVFGKFMVSFYIALAALWGVLILAGFAVLGKDVFRLLKLVRGPLLVGFSTASSESVYPKLMEQLEKFGIKNRVTGFVLPLGYSFNLDGSMMYTTFLALFIAQAYDIPMSLGAQITMLLVLMVSSKGIAGVPRASLVVVAAVLPMFNLPEAGLLLVLGIDHFLDMGRTVTNVLGNSIATAVVAKWEGAIDPVPADQADAEESLPVVDETYPEAA, encoded by the coding sequence ATGAAAATGAACAAGCTGACCACCTGGATCGGGGTCGCCCTGGTCCTCGGCATCGTCGTCGGCTACGTCTGCCACGAGATAGTGCCGGATGCCGCCGCAGCCAAGGATCTGGCCGGTTACTTCGGCATCCTCACCGACATCTTCCTGCGCCTGATCAAGATGATCATCGCGCCCCTGATCTTCGCCACCCTGGTGGCGGGCCTGGCCAACATGGGCGATGCCAAGGCGGTGGGCCGCATCGGCGGTCGTGCCCTGGGCTGGTTCGTTTGCGCCTCGTTCTGTTCCCTCTTCATCGGCCTGCTCTTTGCCAACGTGCTGCAGCCGGGCCACGGGCTGAACGTACCCCTGCCCGACTCCGCCGCTGGTCTCAACCTGAAGACCGCCGCCCTCAACCTGAAGGACTTCATCACCCACGTCTTTCCCAAGAGCGTGATCGAGGCCATGGCCGGCAACGAGGTGCTGCAGATCCTCATCTTCGCCGTGTTCTTCGGCGTCGCCCTGGGCCATCTGCACAACCAGACCGCCCGCTCCCTGGTGAACACCATGGACGAGGTGGTGCACGTGATGCTGAAAGTCACCGACTACGTGATGCGCTTCGCCCCCTTCGGCGTGTTCGGCGCCGTGGCTGCCGCCATCACGGTCAACGGCCTGGGCATGCTGCTGGTGTTCGGCAAGTTCATGGTCAGCTTCTACATCGCCCTGGCGGCCCTGTGGGGTGTGCTGATCCTGGCCGGCTTCGCCGTGCTGGGCAAGGACGTGTTCCGCCTCCTCAAGCTGGTGCGCGGCCCGCTCCTGGTGGGCTTCTCCACCGCCTCCAGCGAGTCCGTGTACCCCAAGCTGATGGAACAACTGGAAAAGTTCGGCATCAAGAACCGGGTCACCGGCTTCGTCCTGCCCCTGGGTTACTCGTTCAACCTGGACGGTTCGATGATGTACACCACCTTTCTGGCCTTGTTCATCGCCCAGGCCTACGACATCCCGATGAGCCTGGGCGCCCAGATCACCATGTTGCTGGTACTGATGGTCTCCTCCAAGGGCATCGCCGGGGTGCCCCGGGCTTCCCTGGTGGTGGTGGCCGCCGTGCTACCCATGTTCAACCTGCCGGAAGCCGGCCTGCTGCTGGTGCTGGGCATCGACCACTTCCTCGACATGGGCCGCACCGTCACCAACGTGCTGGGCAACTCCATCGCCACCGCCGTGGTGGCCAAGTGGGAAGGCGCCATCGACCCGGTGCCGGCCGACCAGGCCGATGCCGAAGAGTCCCTGCCGGTGGTGGACGAGACCTACCCCGAAGCCGCCTGA
- a CDS encoding dienelactone hydrolase family protein: MARTESAVTIELDPIRLDGVLSRPGHVVGTVLFAHGSGSSRMSPRNRYVAGVLQEGGIATLLFDLLTREEDTDYATRFDIDLLSQRLVAATRWLQRQQGRAPPPIGYFGASTGAAAALRAAASLDGDIAAVVSRGGRPDLAGAAALARVRSPTLLLVGGFDPDVLALNEEALACLHCTKGLTVIPGATHLFEEPGTLEQVADAARQWFLRYLPQER; the protein is encoded by the coding sequence ATGGCACGAACGGAATCCGCCGTCACCATCGAACTCGACCCCATCCGGCTGGACGGGGTGTTGAGCAGGCCCGGGCATGTCGTGGGCACAGTGCTGTTCGCCCACGGCAGCGGCAGCAGCCGCATGAGCCCACGCAACCGTTACGTGGCCGGCGTGCTGCAGGAAGGGGGAATCGCTACCCTGCTGTTCGACCTGCTGACCCGGGAGGAGGACACCGACTACGCCACCCGCTTCGACATCGACCTACTCAGCCAACGTCTGGTGGCGGCGACGCGCTGGCTGCAACGCCAGCAGGGCCGGGCCCCTCCGCCAATCGGCTATTTCGGTGCCAGCACCGGTGCGGCAGCCGCGCTGCGCGCCGCCGCCAGCCTGGACGGAGACATTGCCGCGGTAGTGTCCCGGGGCGGCCGGCCGGATCTGGCCGGCGCCGCGGCGCTCGCCCGGGTCCGCAGCCCCACTTTGTTGCTGGTCGGCGGCTTCGACCCCGACGTGCTCGCCCTGAACGAGGAAGCTCTGGCCTGTCTGCACTGCACCAAAGGGCTCACGGTCATCCCTGGCGCCACCCATCTCTTCGAGGAGCCGGGCACCCTGGAGCAGGTGGCCGACGCCGCCCGGCAGTGGTTCCTGCGCTACCTGCCCCAGGAGCGCTGA
- a CDS encoding helix-hairpin-helix domain-containing protein, producing MPLHNVAICRIFQDIADLLEVEEANPFRIRAYRVAARVLGEYGRELADLVRQGAPLPKLPGIGEDLGAKIVEIASTGHCRLLERLRGEVPPAVASLQEIPGLGPKRVHTLYHELAITSPADLERALDDGVVGALPGFGPRLEARLREALAWHRARPSQG from the coding sequence ATGCCCCTGCATAACGTGGCCATCTGCCGCATCTTCCAGGACATCGCCGACCTGCTGGAAGTCGAGGAGGCCAATCCCTTCCGCATCCGCGCCTATCGCGTAGCGGCCCGTGTGCTCGGTGAATACGGGCGGGAACTGGCCGACCTTGTGCGGCAGGGCGCGCCGCTGCCCAAGCTGCCCGGGATCGGCGAGGACCTGGGGGCGAAGATCGTGGAAATCGCCAGTACCGGCCATTGCCGCCTGCTAGAGCGGCTGCGGGGCGAGGTACCCCCGGCGGTGGCCTCCCTGCAGGAGATTCCCGGGCTGGGCCCGAAGCGGGTCCATACCCTCTACCACGAGCTGGCGATCACCTCGCCGGCCGATCTGGAGCGGGCCCTGGACGACGGCGTCGTGGGTGCCCTGCCCGGTTTCGGGCCCCGCCTCGAAGCGCGCCTGCGCGAGGCGCTGGCATGGCACCGGGCACGCCCGTCCCAGGGATGA